In the genome of Grus americana isolate bGruAme1 chromosome 16, bGruAme1.mat, whole genome shotgun sequence, one region contains:
- the SMTN gene encoding smoothelin isoform X5, which yields MSQENLLGMDEGALRKLLEATLDLAERRRIRSAIRELQRQELERDEEALASKRFRAERGSHRQDNKENWPRSQRLEEEQQTALAALSRQLEDITDVEELTKLLRAAGEYEERKLIRAAIRKLRAEEIEAATLAGNAQSSRRDGSRPPAVPGDAKSNQRDDAETPALARSGKSSQRDDAEQPALARSRESHGEGSTEPLTVARSGESSQRDDAEQPALAGLEESGCGGAAERPPAQEPEGSAAHEKDDTVEAEHIPAGMQELCSQQAGDPQKPSAQAVVSGTLVLLELQPAPEPSPEPEDGGEEPEQDQPCSPGAAQPKGQHQTAWKEESPGSPATAQEPSVGQSHRVEQHPPGQPSTGSQGGQLDVRVRGQMLGPARRHGELPAVAVPTQNVVGTPACLNTHQWQQASSTLRLAGRTEPSPAGPSPRAASVRERAQRFTPAGPGPAPSAAAGGPAGAGGAGGRAGPGQWQRGPRTAPLGPAQNARGGGGGAEQRPAPVPAGPGLDGMKTTFTIEIKDGRMQPLTPRVVATPRSQRAEVTLGLRSTPIRITTVPSSGSSICSISSNVIKMEPEVVEQPQAPRLEPEVPNGMEKVQVRELERRSKLNVEELGRIEDEDVLDKMLDRTTDFEERRLIRNAMRELRQRKRDQREKERDQRLLETRSQATAGRAGHTTETTTTQSTQSADGSAHSTVTKTERLVQSGDGTKTSRTTTMESSYMKRSDHGNSTFVQTKSSYSSSSKKTGSIFDREDESASRQSSLAALERRQAEKKKELMKAQSLPKTSASQARKAMMEKLQKEGGSSPNPTLARTAVQRSSSFGVPNANSIKQMLLDWCRAKTRGYEHVDIQNFSSSWSDGMAFCALVHNFFPEAFDYSQLTPQNRRHNFEVAFSSAEKHADCPQLLDVEDMVRMREPDWKCVYTYIQEFYRCLVQKGLVKTKKS from the exons CTGGAGGCAACGCTGGACCTGGCAGAGCGGCGCCGTATCCGCTCGGCTATTAGGGAGCTGCAGCGGCAGGAGCTGGAGCGGGACGAGGAGGCGCTGGCATCCAAACGCTTCCGCGCAGAGCGCGGCAGCCACCGGCAGGACAACAAGGAGAACTGGCCACG GTCCCAGCgcctggaggaggagcagcagacagCCCTGGCCGCCTTGTCCCGGCAGCTCGAAGACATCACTGATGTGGAGGAGCTGACAAAACTG CTGCGGGCAGCAGGTGAGTACGAGGAGCGCAAGCTGATCCGAGCTGCTATCCGCAAGCTGCGGGCCGAGGAGATTGAAG CTGCCACCCTGGCTGGGAACGCGCAGAGCAGCCGGAGGGACGGCAGCAGGCCCCCCGCTGTGCCTGGGGATGCGAAAAGCAACCAGAGGGATGATGCTGAAACACCAGCCCTAGCTAGGAGCGGGAAAAGCAGCCAGAGGGATGACGctgagcagccagccctggccaggagcagggagagccaCGGCGAGGGCAGCACTGAGCCCCTGACCGTAGCCAGGAGTGGGGAGAGCAGCCAGCGCGATGATGCAGAGCAGCCAGCgctggctgggctggaggagagTGGCTgcgggggggctgcagagcgGCCCCCTGCCCAGGAACCCGAAGGCTCAGCG gcCCATGAGAAAGATGACACAGTGGAGGCGGAGCACATCCCAGCTGGGATGCAGGAGCTATGCAGCCAGCAGGCGGGAGACCCCCAGAAACCCAGCGCCCAGG ctgtGGTCTCGGGTACCCTTGtgctcctggagctgcagccggCCCCGGAGCCCAGTCCGGAGCCTGAAGATGGTGGCGAGGAGCCAGAGCAGGACCAGCCATGTTCCCCAGGTGCTGCCCAGCCCAAAGGACAGCACCAGACAGCCTGGAAGGAAGAGAGTCCCGGCAGCCCCGCCACTGCTCAGGAGCCCAGCGTGGGGCAAAGCCACCGGGTGGAGCAGCATCCCCCGGGCcagcccagcacaggcagccagGGCGGCCAG CTTGATGTCAGGGTGCGTGGCCAGATGCTAGGGCCGGCCAGGAGGCATGGGGAGCTGCCAGCGG TGGCAGTGCCCACCCAGAATGTAGTGGGGACCCCGGCTTGCCTGAACACTCACCAGTGGCAGCAAGCATCCTCCACCCTGCGCTTGGCTGGTCGTACGG AGCCCAGCCCCGCCGGGCCGTCGCCGCGGGCCGCCTCGGTGCGGGAACGCGCCCAGCGCTTCACCCCGGCGGGCCCGGGGCCGGCCCccagcgcggcggcgggcggcccggcgggggcgggcggcgcgggggggcgggccgggcccggccaATGGCAGCGGGGGCCCCGCACGGCCCCGCTGGGGCCCGCTCAAAACGCGCGGGGCGGTGGCGGAGGCGCAGAGCAGCGCCCGGCCCCGgtccccgccggccccggcctCGACGGCATGAAGACCACCTTCACCATCGAGATCAAGGATGGGCGCATGCAGCCCCTCACACCCCGCGTCGTGGCCACCCCTCGCAGCCAGCGGGCAG AGGTGACCCTGGGACTCCGGAGCACCCCCATCCGCATCACTACTGTCcccagcagtggcagcagcatCTGCAGTATCAGCAGCAATGTCATCAAG ATGGAGCCGGAGGTGGtggagcagccccaggcaccGAGGCTTGAGCCTGAGGTGCCCAATGGCATGGAGAAGGTCCAAGTGAGGGAGCTGGAGAGAAGGAGCAAGCTGAACGTcgaggagctgggcaggatcGAGGATGAGGATGTTCTGGATAAGATG CTAGATCGGACAACAGACTTTGAGGAGCGGCGACTGATCCGAAACGCCATGCGGGAGCTGCGCCAGCGCAAGCGAG ACCAGCGGGAGAAGGAGCGGGACCAGCGGCTGCTGGAGACAAGGAGCCAGGCTACAGCAGGGAGGGCCGGCCACACCACGGAGACCACCACTACGCAGAGCACCCAGTCGGCCGATGGCTCGGCACACAGTACTGTCACCAAGACTGAGCGTCTCGTCCAATCTG GTGATGGCACCAAGACCTCCCGTACCACAACCATGGAGTCGAGTTACATGAAGAGATCAGACC atGGCAACAGCACATTCGTTCAAACCAAATCATCCTACAGCTCCTCTTCCAAGAAGACGGGCAG CATCTTCGACCGTGAAGACGAGAGTGcctccaggcagagcagcctggccgCACTGGAGCGGCGCCAGGCTGAGAAGAAGAAGGAGTTGATGAAAGCTCAGAGCCTGCCCAAGACATCAGCTTCGCAGGCTCGCAAGGCCATGatggagaagctgcagaaggagggTGGGAG TTCGCCAAACCCCACGCTGGCACGCACCGCCGTGCAGCGCTCCTCCAGCTTTGGCGTGCCCAATGCGAACAGCATCAAGCAGATGTTGCTGGACTGGTGCAGAGCCAAGACCCGGGGCTACGAG CACGTGGACATCCAGAACTTTTCATCCAGCTGGAGCGACGGCATGGCCTTCTGTGCCTTGGTCCATAACTTCTTCCCCGAGGCATTTGACTACAGCCAGCTGACGCCCCAGAACCGCCGCCACAACTTCGAGGTGgccttctcctctgcaga gAAGCACGCGGACTGTCCACAGTTGCTGGACGTGGAGGACATGGTCCGGATGCGCGAGCCGGATTGGAagtgtgtgtacacatacatTCAGGAATTCTATCGCTGCCTGGTCCAGAAGGGGCTGGTAAAAACCAAAAAGTCGTAG
- the SMTN gene encoding smoothelin isoform X6 — MSQENLLGMDEGALRKLLEATLDLAERRRIRSAIRELQRQELERDEEALASKRFRAERGSHRQDNKENWPRSQRLEEEQQTALAALSRQLEDITDVEELTKLLRAAGEYEERKLIRAAIRKLRAEEIEAATLAGNAQSSRRDGSRPPAVPGDAKSNQRDDAETPALARSGKSSQRDDAEQPALARSRESHGEGSTEPLTVARSGESSQRDDAEQPALAGLEESGCGGAAERPPAQEPEGSAAHEKDDTVEAEHIPAGMQELCSQQAGDPQKPSAQAVVSGTLVLLELQPAPEPSPEPEDGGEEPEQDQPCSPGAAQPKGQHQTAWKEESPGSPATAQEPSVGQSHRVEQHPPGQPSTGSQGGQLDVRVRGQMLGPARRHGELPAVAVPTQNVVGTPACLNTHQWQQASSTLRLAGRTEVTLGLRSTPIRITTVPSSGSSICSISSNVIKDPCAHFEGTEEPGGPVAHPPAFSSTRQQSALHLSRSNSGMEPEVVEQPQAPRLEPEVPNGMEKVQVRELERRSKLNVEELGRIEDEDVLDKMLDRTTDFEERRLIRNAMRELRQRKRDQREKERDQRLLETRSQATAGRAGHTTETTTTQSTQSADGSAHSTVTKTERLVQSGDGTKTSRTTTMESSYMKRSDHGNSTFVQTKSSYSSSSKKTGSIFDREDESASRQSSLAALERRQAEKKKELMKAQSLPKTSASQARKAMMEKLQKEGGSSPNPTLARTAVQRSSSFGVPNANSIKQMLLDWCRAKTRGYEHVDIQNFSSSWSDGMAFCALVHNFFPEAFDYSQLTPQNRRHNFEVAFSSAETLVDCVPLVEVEDMMIMGKKPDSKCVFTYVQSLYNHLRRHELRMRQKEC, encoded by the exons CTGGAGGCAACGCTGGACCTGGCAGAGCGGCGCCGTATCCGCTCGGCTATTAGGGAGCTGCAGCGGCAGGAGCTGGAGCGGGACGAGGAGGCGCTGGCATCCAAACGCTTCCGCGCAGAGCGCGGCAGCCACCGGCAGGACAACAAGGAGAACTGGCCACG GTCCCAGCgcctggaggaggagcagcagacagCCCTGGCCGCCTTGTCCCGGCAGCTCGAAGACATCACTGATGTGGAGGAGCTGACAAAACTG CTGCGGGCAGCAGGTGAGTACGAGGAGCGCAAGCTGATCCGAGCTGCTATCCGCAAGCTGCGGGCCGAGGAGATTGAAG CTGCCACCCTGGCTGGGAACGCGCAGAGCAGCCGGAGGGACGGCAGCAGGCCCCCCGCTGTGCCTGGGGATGCGAAAAGCAACCAGAGGGATGATGCTGAAACACCAGCCCTAGCTAGGAGCGGGAAAAGCAGCCAGAGGGATGACGctgagcagccagccctggccaggagcagggagagccaCGGCGAGGGCAGCACTGAGCCCCTGACCGTAGCCAGGAGTGGGGAGAGCAGCCAGCGCGATGATGCAGAGCAGCCAGCgctggctgggctggaggagagTGGCTgcgggggggctgcagagcgGCCCCCTGCCCAGGAACCCGAAGGCTCAGCG gcCCATGAGAAAGATGACACAGTGGAGGCGGAGCACATCCCAGCTGGGATGCAGGAGCTATGCAGCCAGCAGGCGGGAGACCCCCAGAAACCCAGCGCCCAGG ctgtGGTCTCGGGTACCCTTGtgctcctggagctgcagccggCCCCGGAGCCCAGTCCGGAGCCTGAAGATGGTGGCGAGGAGCCAGAGCAGGACCAGCCATGTTCCCCAGGTGCTGCCCAGCCCAAAGGACAGCACCAGACAGCCTGGAAGGAAGAGAGTCCCGGCAGCCCCGCCACTGCTCAGGAGCCCAGCGTGGGGCAAAGCCACCGGGTGGAGCAGCATCCCCCGGGCcagcccagcacaggcagccagGGCGGCCAG CTTGATGTCAGGGTGCGTGGCCAGATGCTAGGGCCGGCCAGGAGGCATGGGGAGCTGCCAGCGG TGGCAGTGCCCACCCAGAATGTAGTGGGGACCCCGGCTTGCCTGAACACTCACCAGTGGCAGCAAGCATCCTCCACCCTGCGCTTGGCTGGTCGTACGG AGGTGACCCTGGGACTCCGGAGCACCCCCATCCGCATCACTACTGTCcccagcagtggcagcagcatCTGCAGTATCAGCAGCAATGTCATCAAG GACCCTTGCGCCCACTTTGAGGGCACTGAGGAGCCCGGCGGCCCTGTGGCCCATCCACCCGCGTTCTCCAGCACGCGCCAGCAATCGGCCCTGCACCTCTCCCGGAGCAACAGCGGC ATGGAGCCGGAGGTGGtggagcagccccaggcaccGAGGCTTGAGCCTGAGGTGCCCAATGGCATGGAGAAGGTCCAAGTGAGGGAGCTGGAGAGAAGGAGCAAGCTGAACGTcgaggagctgggcaggatcGAGGATGAGGATGTTCTGGATAAGATG CTAGATCGGACAACAGACTTTGAGGAGCGGCGACTGATCCGAAACGCCATGCGGGAGCTGCGCCAGCGCAAGCGAG ACCAGCGGGAGAAGGAGCGGGACCAGCGGCTGCTGGAGACAAGGAGCCAGGCTACAGCAGGGAGGGCCGGCCACACCACGGAGACCACCACTACGCAGAGCACCCAGTCGGCCGATGGCTCGGCACACAGTACTGTCACCAAGACTGAGCGTCTCGTCCAATCTG GTGATGGCACCAAGACCTCCCGTACCACAACCATGGAGTCGAGTTACATGAAGAGATCAGACC atGGCAACAGCACATTCGTTCAAACCAAATCATCCTACAGCTCCTCTTCCAAGAAGACGGGCAG CATCTTCGACCGTGAAGACGAGAGTGcctccaggcagagcagcctggccgCACTGGAGCGGCGCCAGGCTGAGAAGAAGAAGGAGTTGATGAAAGCTCAGAGCCTGCCCAAGACATCAGCTTCGCAGGCTCGCAAGGCCATGatggagaagctgcagaaggagggTGGGAG TTCGCCAAACCCCACGCTGGCACGCACCGCCGTGCAGCGCTCCTCCAGCTTTGGCGTGCCCAATGCGAACAGCATCAAGCAGATGTTGCTGGACTGGTGCAGAGCCAAGACCCGGGGCTACGAG CACGTGGACATCCAGAACTTTTCATCCAGCTGGAGCGACGGCATGGCCTTCTGTGCCTTGGTCCATAACTTCTTCCCCGAGGCATTTGACTACAGCCAGCTGACGCCCCAGAACCGCCGCCACAACTTCGAGGTGgccttctcctctgcaga GACGCTGGTGGACTGCGTGCCCCTGGTGGAGGTGGAAGACATGATGATCATGGGGAAGAAGCCGGACTCCAAGTGCGTCTTCACCTACGTGCAGTCCCTCTACAACCACCTGCGTCGCCACGAGTTGCGCATGCGGCAGAAAGAGTGCTag
- the SMTN gene encoding smoothelin isoform X4, with protein MSQENLLGMDEGALRKLLEATLDLAERRRIRSAIRELQRQELERDEEALASKRFRAERGSHRQDNKENWPRSQRLEEEQQTALAALSRQLEDITDVEELTKLLRAAGEYEERKLIRAAIRKLRAEEIEAATLAGNAQSSRRDGSRPPAVPGDAKSNQRDDAETPALARSGKSSQRDDAEQPALARSRESHGEGSTEPLTVARSGESSQRDDAEQPALAGLEESGCGGAAERPPAQEPEGSAAHEKDDTVEAEHIPAGMQELCSQQAGDPQKPSAQAVVSGTLVLLELQPAPEPSPEPEDGGEEPEQDQPCSPGAAQPKGQHQTAWKEESPGSPATAQEPSVGQSHRVEQHPPGQPSTGSQGGQLDVRVRGQMLGPARRHGELPAVAVPTQNVVGTPACLNTHQWQQASSTLRLAGRTEPSPAGPSPRAASVRERAQRFTPAGPGPAPSAAAGGPAGAGGAGGRAGPGQWQRGPRTAPLGPAQNARGGGGGAEQRPAPVPAGPGLDGMKTTFTIEIKDGRMQPLTPRVVATPRSQRAEVTLGLRSTPIRITTVPSSGSSICSISSNVIKMEPEVVEQPQAPRLEPEVPNGMEKVQVRELERRSKLNVEELGRIEDEDVLDKMLDRTTDFEERRLIRNAMRELRQRKRDQREKERDQRLLETRSQATAGRAGHTTETTTTQSTQSADGSAHSTVTKTERLVQSGDGTKTSRTTTMESSYMKRSDHGNSTFVQTKSSYSSSSKKTGSIFDREDESASRQSSLAALERRQAEKKKELMKAQSLPKTSASQARKAMMEKLQKEGGSSPNPTLARTAVQRSSSFGVPNANSIKQMLLDWCRAKTRGYEHVDIQNFSSSWSDGMAFCALVHNFFPEAFDYSQLTPQNRRHNFEVAFSSAETLVDCVPLVEVEDMMIMGKKPDSKCVFTYVQSLYNHLRRHELRMRQKEC; from the exons CTGGAGGCAACGCTGGACCTGGCAGAGCGGCGCCGTATCCGCTCGGCTATTAGGGAGCTGCAGCGGCAGGAGCTGGAGCGGGACGAGGAGGCGCTGGCATCCAAACGCTTCCGCGCAGAGCGCGGCAGCCACCGGCAGGACAACAAGGAGAACTGGCCACG GTCCCAGCgcctggaggaggagcagcagacagCCCTGGCCGCCTTGTCCCGGCAGCTCGAAGACATCACTGATGTGGAGGAGCTGACAAAACTG CTGCGGGCAGCAGGTGAGTACGAGGAGCGCAAGCTGATCCGAGCTGCTATCCGCAAGCTGCGGGCCGAGGAGATTGAAG CTGCCACCCTGGCTGGGAACGCGCAGAGCAGCCGGAGGGACGGCAGCAGGCCCCCCGCTGTGCCTGGGGATGCGAAAAGCAACCAGAGGGATGATGCTGAAACACCAGCCCTAGCTAGGAGCGGGAAAAGCAGCCAGAGGGATGACGctgagcagccagccctggccaggagcagggagagccaCGGCGAGGGCAGCACTGAGCCCCTGACCGTAGCCAGGAGTGGGGAGAGCAGCCAGCGCGATGATGCAGAGCAGCCAGCgctggctgggctggaggagagTGGCTgcgggggggctgcagagcgGCCCCCTGCCCAGGAACCCGAAGGCTCAGCG gcCCATGAGAAAGATGACACAGTGGAGGCGGAGCACATCCCAGCTGGGATGCAGGAGCTATGCAGCCAGCAGGCGGGAGACCCCCAGAAACCCAGCGCCCAGG ctgtGGTCTCGGGTACCCTTGtgctcctggagctgcagccggCCCCGGAGCCCAGTCCGGAGCCTGAAGATGGTGGCGAGGAGCCAGAGCAGGACCAGCCATGTTCCCCAGGTGCTGCCCAGCCCAAAGGACAGCACCAGACAGCCTGGAAGGAAGAGAGTCCCGGCAGCCCCGCCACTGCTCAGGAGCCCAGCGTGGGGCAAAGCCACCGGGTGGAGCAGCATCCCCCGGGCcagcccagcacaggcagccagGGCGGCCAG CTTGATGTCAGGGTGCGTGGCCAGATGCTAGGGCCGGCCAGGAGGCATGGGGAGCTGCCAGCGG TGGCAGTGCCCACCCAGAATGTAGTGGGGACCCCGGCTTGCCTGAACACTCACCAGTGGCAGCAAGCATCCTCCACCCTGCGCTTGGCTGGTCGTACGG AGCCCAGCCCCGCCGGGCCGTCGCCGCGGGCCGCCTCGGTGCGGGAACGCGCCCAGCGCTTCACCCCGGCGGGCCCGGGGCCGGCCCccagcgcggcggcgggcggcccggcgggggcgggcggcgcgggggggcgggccgggcccggccaATGGCAGCGGGGGCCCCGCACGGCCCCGCTGGGGCCCGCTCAAAACGCGCGGGGCGGTGGCGGAGGCGCAGAGCAGCGCCCGGCCCCGgtccccgccggccccggcctCGACGGCATGAAGACCACCTTCACCATCGAGATCAAGGATGGGCGCATGCAGCCCCTCACACCCCGCGTCGTGGCCACCCCTCGCAGCCAGCGGGCAG AGGTGACCCTGGGACTCCGGAGCACCCCCATCCGCATCACTACTGTCcccagcagtggcagcagcatCTGCAGTATCAGCAGCAATGTCATCAAG ATGGAGCCGGAGGTGGtggagcagccccaggcaccGAGGCTTGAGCCTGAGGTGCCCAATGGCATGGAGAAGGTCCAAGTGAGGGAGCTGGAGAGAAGGAGCAAGCTGAACGTcgaggagctgggcaggatcGAGGATGAGGATGTTCTGGATAAGATG CTAGATCGGACAACAGACTTTGAGGAGCGGCGACTGATCCGAAACGCCATGCGGGAGCTGCGCCAGCGCAAGCGAG ACCAGCGGGAGAAGGAGCGGGACCAGCGGCTGCTGGAGACAAGGAGCCAGGCTACAGCAGGGAGGGCCGGCCACACCACGGAGACCACCACTACGCAGAGCACCCAGTCGGCCGATGGCTCGGCACACAGTACTGTCACCAAGACTGAGCGTCTCGTCCAATCTG GTGATGGCACCAAGACCTCCCGTACCACAACCATGGAGTCGAGTTACATGAAGAGATCAGACC atGGCAACAGCACATTCGTTCAAACCAAATCATCCTACAGCTCCTCTTCCAAGAAGACGGGCAG CATCTTCGACCGTGAAGACGAGAGTGcctccaggcagagcagcctggccgCACTGGAGCGGCGCCAGGCTGAGAAGAAGAAGGAGTTGATGAAAGCTCAGAGCCTGCCCAAGACATCAGCTTCGCAGGCTCGCAAGGCCATGatggagaagctgcagaaggagggTGGGAG TTCGCCAAACCCCACGCTGGCACGCACCGCCGTGCAGCGCTCCTCCAGCTTTGGCGTGCCCAATGCGAACAGCATCAAGCAGATGTTGCTGGACTGGTGCAGAGCCAAGACCCGGGGCTACGAG CACGTGGACATCCAGAACTTTTCATCCAGCTGGAGCGACGGCATGGCCTTCTGTGCCTTGGTCCATAACTTCTTCCCCGAGGCATTTGACTACAGCCAGCTGACGCCCCAGAACCGCCGCCACAACTTCGAGGTGgccttctcctctgcaga GACGCTGGTGGACTGCGTGCCCCTGGTGGAGGTGGAAGACATGATGATCATGGGGAAGAAGCCGGACTCCAAGTGCGTCTTCACCTACGTGCAGTCCCTCTACAACCACCTGCGTCGCCACGAGTTGCGCATGCGGCAGAAAGAGTGCTag
- the SMTN gene encoding smoothelin isoform X1: MSQENLLGMDEGALRKLLEATLDLAERRRIRSAIRELQRQELERDEEALASKRFRAERGSHRQDNKENWPRSQRLEEEQQTALAALSRQLEDITDVEELTKLLRAAGEYEERKLIRAAIRKLRAEEIEAATLAGNAQSSRRDGSRPPAVPGDAKSNQRDDAETPALARSGKSSQRDDAEQPALARSRESHGEGSTEPLTVARSGESSQRDDAEQPALAGLEESGCGGAAERPPAQEPEGSAAHEKDDTVEAEHIPAGMQELCSQQAGDPQKPSAQAVVSGTLVLLELQPAPEPSPEPEDGGEEPEQDQPCSPGAAQPKGQHQTAWKEESPGSPATAQEPSVGQSHRVEQHPPGQPSTGSQGGQLDVRVRGQMLGPARRHGELPAVAVPTQNVVGTPACLNTHQWQQASSTLRLAGRTEPSPAGPSPRAASVRERAQRFTPAGPGPAPSAAAGGPAGAGGAGGRAGPGQWQRGPRTAPLGPAQNARGGGGGAEQRPAPVPAGPGLDGMKTTFTIEIKDGRMQPLTPRVVATPRSQRAEVTLGLRSTPIRITTVPSSGSSICSISSNVIKDPCAHFEGTEEPGGPVAHPPAFSSTRQQSALHLSRSNSGMEPEVVEQPQAPRLEPEVPNGMEKVQVRELERRSKLNVEELGRIEDEDVLDKMLDRTTDFEERRLIRNAMRELRQRKRDQREKERDQRLLETRSQATAGRAGHTTETTTTQSTQSADGSAHSTVTKTERLVQSGDGTKTSRTTTMESSYMKRSDHGNSTFVQTKSSYSSSSKKTGSIFDREDESASRQSSLAALERRQAEKKKELMKAQSLPKTSASQARKAMMEKLQKEGGSSPNPTLARTAVQRSSSFGVPNANSIKQMLLDWCRAKTRGYEHVDIQNFSSSWSDGMAFCALVHNFFPEAFDYSQLTPQNRRHNFEVAFSSAETLVDCVPLVEVEDMMIMGKKPDSKCVFTYVQSLYNHLRRHELRMRQKEC; this comes from the exons CTGGAGGCAACGCTGGACCTGGCAGAGCGGCGCCGTATCCGCTCGGCTATTAGGGAGCTGCAGCGGCAGGAGCTGGAGCGGGACGAGGAGGCGCTGGCATCCAAACGCTTCCGCGCAGAGCGCGGCAGCCACCGGCAGGACAACAAGGAGAACTGGCCACG GTCCCAGCgcctggaggaggagcagcagacagCCCTGGCCGCCTTGTCCCGGCAGCTCGAAGACATCACTGATGTGGAGGAGCTGACAAAACTG CTGCGGGCAGCAGGTGAGTACGAGGAGCGCAAGCTGATCCGAGCTGCTATCCGCAAGCTGCGGGCCGAGGAGATTGAAG CTGCCACCCTGGCTGGGAACGCGCAGAGCAGCCGGAGGGACGGCAGCAGGCCCCCCGCTGTGCCTGGGGATGCGAAAAGCAACCAGAGGGATGATGCTGAAACACCAGCCCTAGCTAGGAGCGGGAAAAGCAGCCAGAGGGATGACGctgagcagccagccctggccaggagcagggagagccaCGGCGAGGGCAGCACTGAGCCCCTGACCGTAGCCAGGAGTGGGGAGAGCAGCCAGCGCGATGATGCAGAGCAGCCAGCgctggctgggctggaggagagTGGCTgcgggggggctgcagagcgGCCCCCTGCCCAGGAACCCGAAGGCTCAGCG gcCCATGAGAAAGATGACACAGTGGAGGCGGAGCACATCCCAGCTGGGATGCAGGAGCTATGCAGCCAGCAGGCGGGAGACCCCCAGAAACCCAGCGCCCAGG ctgtGGTCTCGGGTACCCTTGtgctcctggagctgcagccggCCCCGGAGCCCAGTCCGGAGCCTGAAGATGGTGGCGAGGAGCCAGAGCAGGACCAGCCATGTTCCCCAGGTGCTGCCCAGCCCAAAGGACAGCACCAGACAGCCTGGAAGGAAGAGAGTCCCGGCAGCCCCGCCACTGCTCAGGAGCCCAGCGTGGGGCAAAGCCACCGGGTGGAGCAGCATCCCCCGGGCcagcccagcacaggcagccagGGCGGCCAG CTTGATGTCAGGGTGCGTGGCCAGATGCTAGGGCCGGCCAGGAGGCATGGGGAGCTGCCAGCGG TGGCAGTGCCCACCCAGAATGTAGTGGGGACCCCGGCTTGCCTGAACACTCACCAGTGGCAGCAAGCATCCTCCACCCTGCGCTTGGCTGGTCGTACGG AGCCCAGCCCCGCCGGGCCGTCGCCGCGGGCCGCCTCGGTGCGGGAACGCGCCCAGCGCTTCACCCCGGCGGGCCCGGGGCCGGCCCccagcgcggcggcgggcggcccggcgggggcgggcggcgcgggggggcgggccgggcccggccaATGGCAGCGGGGGCCCCGCACGGCCCCGCTGGGGCCCGCTCAAAACGCGCGGGGCGGTGGCGGAGGCGCAGAGCAGCGCCCGGCCCCGgtccccgccggccccggcctCGACGGCATGAAGACCACCTTCACCATCGAGATCAAGGATGGGCGCATGCAGCCCCTCACACCCCGCGTCGTGGCCACCCCTCGCAGCCAGCGGGCAG AGGTGACCCTGGGACTCCGGAGCACCCCCATCCGCATCACTACTGTCcccagcagtggcagcagcatCTGCAGTATCAGCAGCAATGTCATCAAG GACCCTTGCGCCCACTTTGAGGGCACTGAGGAGCCCGGCGGCCCTGTGGCCCATCCACCCGCGTTCTCCAGCACGCGCCAGCAATCGGCCCTGCACCTCTCCCGGAGCAACAGCGGC ATGGAGCCGGAGGTGGtggagcagccccaggcaccGAGGCTTGAGCCTGAGGTGCCCAATGGCATGGAGAAGGTCCAAGTGAGGGAGCTGGAGAGAAGGAGCAAGCTGAACGTcgaggagctgggcaggatcGAGGATGAGGATGTTCTGGATAAGATG CTAGATCGGACAACAGACTTTGAGGAGCGGCGACTGATCCGAAACGCCATGCGGGAGCTGCGCCAGCGCAAGCGAG ACCAGCGGGAGAAGGAGCGGGACCAGCGGCTGCTGGAGACAAGGAGCCAGGCTACAGCAGGGAGGGCCGGCCACACCACGGAGACCACCACTACGCAGAGCACCCAGTCGGCCGATGGCTCGGCACACAGTACTGTCACCAAGACTGAGCGTCTCGTCCAATCTG GTGATGGCACCAAGACCTCCCGTACCACAACCATGGAGTCGAGTTACATGAAGAGATCAGACC atGGCAACAGCACATTCGTTCAAACCAAATCATCCTACAGCTCCTCTTCCAAGAAGACGGGCAG CATCTTCGACCGTGAAGACGAGAGTGcctccaggcagagcagcctggccgCACTGGAGCGGCGCCAGGCTGAGAAGAAGAAGGAGTTGATGAAAGCTCAGAGCCTGCCCAAGACATCAGCTTCGCAGGCTCGCAAGGCCATGatggagaagctgcagaaggagggTGGGAG TTCGCCAAACCCCACGCTGGCACGCACCGCCGTGCAGCGCTCCTCCAGCTTTGGCGTGCCCAATGCGAACAGCATCAAGCAGATGTTGCTGGACTGGTGCAGAGCCAAGACCCGGGGCTACGAG CACGTGGACATCCAGAACTTTTCATCCAGCTGGAGCGACGGCATGGCCTTCTGTGCCTTGGTCCATAACTTCTTCCCCGAGGCATTTGACTACAGCCAGCTGACGCCCCAGAACCGCCGCCACAACTTCGAGGTGgccttctcctctgcaga GACGCTGGTGGACTGCGTGCCCCTGGTGGAGGTGGAAGACATGATGATCATGGGGAAGAAGCCGGACTCCAAGTGCGTCTTCACCTACGTGCAGTCCCTCTACAACCACCTGCGTCGCCACGAGTTGCGCATGCGGCAGAAAGAGTGCTag